A DNA window from Pseudodesulfovibrio thermohalotolerans contains the following coding sequences:
- a CDS encoding 5-deoxy-glucuronate isomerase, with the protein MSGPTKFRAVFKRVFPGAADPARFYILSAPAHTSYPTTHIVFADAEPVTPGEMENSNRRTIRKYIHPGGVHSCQLVMGMTTLDTGSGSNSSSFPAPF; encoded by the coding sequence ATGTCTGGTCCGACCAAATTCCGGGCGGTATTCAAACGGGTTTTCCCCGGCGCGGCCGACCCGGCGCGCTTCTATATCCTGAGCGCCCCGGCCCACACTTCCTACCCGACCACGCACATCGTCTTTGCGGACGCCGAGCCCGTCACCCCGGGCGAGATGGAGAACAGCAACAGGCGCACCATCCGGAAGTACATACACCCGGGCGGCGTGCACAGTTGCCAATTGGTCATGGGCATGACCACCCTGGATACCGGCTCGGGCTCGAATTCATCGAGCTTTCCAGCTCCTTTCTGA
- a CDS encoding beta/alpha barrel domain-containing protein: MNEVLKRIREVGIAPVVALPSADDAVPMARALLDGGLPAAKFFPAESMGGLKMLKGLAAPFPPMEFMVTGGLSLANMGAYLAWDRVLAVGGSWMVEKNLVAAGGFDEIAALAEEAVREARNYRE; this comes from the coding sequence ATGAATGAGGTGTTGAAACGCATCCGTGAAGTCGGGATTGCGCCCGTGGTGGCCCTGCCCTCGGCCGATGACGCCGTTCCCATGGCCCGGGCCTTGCTCGACGGGGGACTGCCCGCCGCCAAGTTCTTTCCGGCGGAATCCATGGGCGGGCTGAAGATGCTCAAAGGGCTGGCCGCGCCGTTTCCGCCCATGGAGTTCATGGTCACCGGGGGGCTCTCCCTGGCCAACATGGGGGCCTATCTCGCCTGGGACAGGGTGCTGGCCGTGGGCGGGAGCTGGATGGTCGAAAAGAACCTTGTCGCCGCCGGAGGGTTTGACGAGATCGCCGCACTGGCCGAGGAGGCTGTCCGCGAAGCGCGAAACTACCGCGAATAA
- a CDS encoding IclR family transcriptional regulator translates to MPIGHGHDHPGYRLGLEFIELSSSFLNSLELKTEAQPFLNQLSRQTGQTVFMAILQDGDVVYIDKVESFNSLRRYKIIGKRMPLYATSLGKSLLTGLTDVEIAALYENREFEKITPHTIDSLRGLLREVELTRRRGWAHDNQENEVGTMCVGAPVYDYRSTVVAAVSVAWEMEGQPNVDIERVAGLVVEATQGISGRMGYRLNIGRLRS, encoded by the coding sequence TTGCCAATTGGTCATGGGCATGACCACCCTGGATACCGGCTCGGGCTCGAATTCATCGAGCTTTCCAGCTCCTTTCTGAACAGCCTGGAGCTCAAGACCGAGGCCCAGCCGTTCCTGAATCAGTTGTCCCGGCAGACGGGCCAGACCGTGTTCATGGCCATTTTGCAGGACGGCGACGTGGTCTACATCGACAAGGTCGAATCCTTCAACAGTCTCAGGCGATACAAGATCATCGGCAAGCGTATGCCGCTGTACGCCACCTCCCTGGGTAAATCCCTGCTCACCGGCCTGACCGACGTGGAGATCGCCGCGCTTTACGAGAACCGCGAGTTCGAGAAGATCACGCCGCACACCATCGACAGCCTCCGCGGTCTGCTCCGGGAAGTGGAGCTGACCCGCAGGCGGGGCTGGGCGCACGACAACCAGGAAAACGAGGTGGGCACCATGTGTGTGGGCGCGCCGGTCTACGACTACCGCAGTACCGTGGTGGCGGCGGTTAGCGTGGCCTGGGAAATGGAAGGGCAGCCGAACGTCGATATCGAACGTGTGGCGGGGTTGGTCGTGGAAGCGACCCAGGGGATTTCCGGGCGCATGGGGTACCGCCTGAATATCGGCCGGTTGAGGTCGTAG